One Thermodesulfobacteriota bacterium genomic window carries:
- a CDS encoding radical SAM protein, protein MKIDDLEKKSRDGLSFTKDELTEMLAWPPGSPESYRIMAEAKRISRELSGNRAEVHAQFALNLAPCPCNCLFCSFAQSNGVFKDETRISVATAVAYARQFETDGANAVYVMTTAHYPFSEFLDISREIRRHLKPETMMIANVGDQSLENARKLKEAGYTGVYHARRLREGKDTGLNPTARIESLRNFKEAGLVVGTCVEPVGPEHSNEELADMILFTASLNPAFSGAARRISIPGTKIAERGMITELRMAQIVAVTRLGMPRTVAGNCTHEPCTLGGLAGANLFWAEVGANPRDTEEKTEEGRGETVAGCRKIFEECDWGTSQGPSRFFSDKVPGGA, encoded by the coding sequence ATGAAGATCGATGACCTGGAAAAAAAATCAAGAGACGGGTTGAGCTTCACTAAAGATGAACTGACAGAGATGCTCGCCTGGCCGCCGGGTTCTCCGGAATCCTACCGGATCATGGCCGAAGCCAAGCGGATATCCAGGGAGCTGTCCGGCAACCGGGCGGAAGTCCACGCCCAATTTGCCTTGAATCTTGCCCCCTGCCCCTGCAATTGTTTGTTTTGTTCTTTTGCCCAGAGCAATGGCGTGTTTAAAGATGAAACCCGGATCAGCGTGGCAACGGCCGTTGCCTATGCCCGTCAATTCGAAACCGACGGCGCCAATGCCGTTTACGTCATGACCACGGCCCATTATCCGTTTTCCGAATTCCTGGACATTTCCCGGGAGATCCGGCGGCATCTCAAACCGGAAACCATGATGATCGCCAATGTCGGCGACCAGTCCCTGGAGAACGCCCGGAAGTTAAAAGAAGCCGGGTATACCGGGGTTTATCATGCCCGGCGGTTACGGGAAGGAAAAGACACGGGGCTGAATCCAACGGCCAGGATTGAAAGCCTGCGAAATTTTAAGGAAGCCGGACTGGTGGTCGGCACTTGCGTGGAGCCGGTGGGACCCGAACATTCCAACGAAGAACTGGCCGATATGATACTGTTTACCGCTTCTCTTAACCCGGCCTTCAGCGGCGCCGCCCGGCGGATATCCATTCCGGGCACGAAAATAGCCGAACGGGGCATGATTACCGAACTGCGCATGGCCCAGATCGTGGCGGTCACCCGCCTGGGCATGCCCCGGACCGTGGCCGGTAACTGCACCCATGAGCCCTGCACCCTCGGTGGGCTGGCCGGGGCCAATCTGTTCTGGGCGGAGGTCGGCGCCAACCCCCGCGATACCGAGGAAAAAACCGAAGAGGGCCGGGGCGAAACCGTGGCCGGCTGCCGGAAGATTTTTGAAGAATGCGATTGGGGCACCAGTCAGGGCCCGTCCCGGTTTTTCAGCGACAAGGTGCCGGGTGGTGCTTGA
- a CDS encoding VTT domain-containing protein: MTKQTTVRLENRDHDLSLRPALQECLRYIGKVCIDCPKCREECAFLKKYGTPLEIATSHDPSDPRWLMLAYECSLCGLCAAVCPMALRPEEMFLEMRREAVNRGIAPLPEHRALLSYERRGVSRRFSWYALPPSCHTVFFPGCALPGTRPDQTIRIYEHLKKSDPALGVVLDCCCCPSHDLGRADFFSAMFDEMKSFLVDHGIKRVITACPNCHRMFRLHGAPLEAMTVYETLIQNGVPETGATGGDFSVSIHDPCGVRQEKEVHAAVRRLAAEKGFSIVEMVHAGEKTLCCGEGGNAGAVAPEFADAWAGRRRKEAGGRVLLTYCAGCAPRLTGRTPVFHILDAVLEPRAVVSGKVKTSRSPMTYINRLRLKRYLQKQNPGGVVRERTWSADPPAKAKSRGRIGLLLLLAALIGVGHAAGGIRVLDPEFLRQWVQSWGVFAPVLYILIYTIAPVLFLPGLPITIAGGIIFGPVWGVVYTIIGATAGACAAFLVARYAAGDWVRRRLTSPRWKRLDEGASRHGWKIVAFTRLIPVFPFNMLNYAFGLTAIPFAHYAAASFICMLPGCIAFIVFSSSLPDLIRGRISPTFALGLVLIGALMLLPILYRYARSKNHHKQEIRQVDSTKATRRNQKCRSNNL, from the coding sequence GTGACAAAGCAGACGACGGTCCGCCTGGAAAACCGCGACCATGATCTTTCTTTGCGGCCGGCACTCCAGGAATGCCTGCGGTATATCGGGAAGGTGTGTATCGACTGTCCCAAGTGCCGGGAAGAATGCGCTTTTCTTAAAAAGTACGGTACCCCGCTTGAAATCGCCACCAGCCATGACCCGTCCGATCCCAGATGGCTGATGCTGGCCTATGAATGCAGCCTGTGCGGTCTCTGCGCCGCCGTCTGCCCGATGGCCCTGCGGCCGGAAGAGATGTTCCTGGAAATGAGGCGGGAGGCGGTGAATCGCGGTATCGCTCCGCTGCCCGAACACCGGGCTTTATTGTCTTACGAGCGGCGGGGTGTCTCCAGGCGCTTTTCCTGGTACGCCCTTCCCCCGTCCTGTCATACGGTTTTTTTCCCCGGCTGCGCCCTGCCCGGCACCCGGCCGGACCAGACCATCCGGATTTACGAGCATTTAAAAAAGTCCGATCCCGCCCTGGGCGTGGTGCTGGACTGCTGCTGCTGCCCCTCCCATGACCTGGGCCGGGCCGACTTCTTCTCGGCCATGTTCGACGAAATGAAGTCGTTTCTGGTCGACCATGGCATCAAACGGGTCATCACCGCCTGTCCGAACTGTCACCGGATGTTCCGGCTGCATGGCGCACCCCTGGAGGCAATGACGGTTTATGAAACGCTGATTCAAAATGGAGTACCGGAAACCGGCGCCACCGGCGGTGATTTTTCCGTGTCCATTCATGACCCCTGCGGGGTGAGGCAGGAAAAGGAAGTACATGCGGCGGTGAGAAGGCTGGCCGCTGAAAAAGGATTTTCGATCGTAGAAATGGTTCATGCCGGAGAGAAAACCCTCTGTTGCGGCGAGGGAGGCAACGCCGGGGCCGTGGCGCCTGAGTTTGCCGATGCCTGGGCCGGGCGCCGCCGGAAAGAGGCCGGCGGCCGGGTCCTGCTGACCTATTGCGCCGGATGCGCCCCCCGGCTAACCGGCCGGACTCCGGTCTTTCATATCCTGGACGCGGTTCTGGAGCCGCGAGCGGTTGTTTCCGGGAAAGTCAAAACATCCCGCTCGCCGATGACCTATATCAACCGTCTCCGCCTTAAACGATATCTGCAAAAGCAGAACCCGGGAGGGGTCGTTCGGGAACGGACCTGGTCCGCTGATCCGCCGGCAAAGGCTAAAAGCCGGGGGCGGATTGGACTTCTGCTTTTACTGGCGGCGCTGATCGGCGTGGGGCATGCCGCCGGGGGTATCCGGGTCCTAGATCCGGAATTCCTGCGTCAGTGGGTCCAGTCCTGGGGCGTTTTCGCTCCTGTGCTATATATCCTGATTTATACCATAGCGCCGGTTCTGTTTCTGCCCGGTCTTCCCATCACCATCGCCGGCGGCATCATCTTCGGTCCGGTTTGGGGCGTGGTCTATACCATTATCGGCGCCACCGCCGGCGCCTGCGCGGCTTTTCTGGTCGCCCGTTACGCGGCCGGTGACTGGGTCCGGCGGCGGCTGACCAGCCCCCGATGGAAAAGGCTGGACGAAGGGGCCTCCCGGCATGGCTGGAAAATCGTCGCCTTTACCCGGCTCATCCCCGTCTTTCCCTTCAATATGCTCAATTACGCCTTCGGACTTACCGCCATTCCTTTTGCCCACTATGCCGCCGCATCGTTTATATGCATGCTGCCCGGCTGCATCGCCTTTATAGTTTTTTCAAGCTCCCTGCCGGACCTGATTCGGGGCAGGATATCGCCGACCTTCGCCCTCGGGCTTGTTCTGATCGGGGCGCTGATGCTGCTGCCCATTCTATATCGATATGCGCGATCAAAAAATCATCATAAACAGGAAATCAGGCAGGTAGATTCCACAAAAGCTACAAGGAGAAATCAGAAATGTCGATCAAACAACTTATGA
- a CDS encoding glycosyltransferase 87 family protein, with translation MRFTGCGQWRRTVPPLAIFLLYLPIAAAPDLRLAVPEWIGFTAVIVILLSLILFLAPSIENQWSDGFILLMAAVLRGLFLWRAPELSDDIYRYLFDGLILVNGRNPYALAPADAATAMPALSALAGRVNHAELPTIYPPAAQFVFAFGAVLGNVGGMKLAMVLVDLAGCALILKLLDRLRLPRNNAVIYAWHPLPVMEIAASGHIDAAAVALTFLALFFLLAESVPERPSSFDPVKTGKQATVFTRPGLAGWTAGVCFALAVLTKWTPLIFAPGLLPLTTSNNRRYAGLGFLTAVAVMIGLFWPEVQNAFYTLSVYVANWEFSGFVFRRLRSATGSGNTARLIIAGTFVAAMGAIYFRRIQLARRTSPAHARDVFHCFYATAVLFLFLNPTLHPWYGLYLVAFLPFAAGPAGIVLSWSIFLSYRVVILYAMTGQWIESDFIPFLIMAAPAGALAAGLITRPACYRGYR, from the coding sequence ATGCGTTTTACCGGATGCGGCCAATGGCGCCGGACTGTCCCGCCGCTGGCCATCTTCCTTTTATATCTGCCCATTGCGGCCGCGCCGGATTTGAGGCTGGCCGTCCCGGAGTGGATCGGGTTTACCGCCGTCATCGTCATTCTCCTGTCCTTGATTTTATTCCTGGCCCCGTCCATTGAAAACCAATGGTCGGACGGTTTTATCCTGCTGATGGCCGCCGTTCTGCGCGGCCTGTTCCTGTGGCGAGCGCCGGAGTTGTCGGACGACATTTACCGGTACCTGTTTGACGGCCTGATCCTCGTCAATGGCCGCAACCCTTATGCCCTGGCTCCGGCCGACGCGGCAACCGCAATGCCGGCGTTGTCGGCTCTGGCCGGCCGCGTCAATCACGCCGAGCTGCCCACCATTTACCCGCCTGCCGCCCAGTTCGTGTTTGCCTTCGGCGCGGTCTTGGGGAATGTTGGCGGCATGAAACTGGCAATGGTTCTGGTCGATCTGGCCGGTTGCGCCCTGATCCTTAAACTGCTTGACCGGCTCCGTCTTCCCCGCAACAACGCCGTCATCTATGCCTGGCATCCCCTGCCGGTCATGGAGATTGCCGCCTCCGGACACATTGACGCCGCTGCCGTTGCCTTGACGTTTCTGGCCCTCTTTTTCCTTCTGGCGGAATCAGTTCCCGAACGGCCTTCTTCGTTTGACCCGGTGAAAACCGGAAAGCAAGCGACTGTTTTTACCCGGCCGGGATTGGCCGGATGGACCGCCGGTGTTTGTTTTGCCCTGGCGGTTTTAACCAAATGGACGCCCCTGATCTTTGCGCCGGGCCTCTTGCCGCTGACGACTTCAAACAATAGAAGATATGCCGGACTTGGCTTTCTGACCGCCGTCGCGGTCATGATCGGTCTTTTCTGGCCGGAAGTTCAAAACGCATTTTACACCCTGTCCGTATACGTGGCCAATTGGGAATTTTCCGGGTTTGTTTTCCGCCGGCTGCGGTCGGCGACGGGATCAGGGAACACGGCCAGGCTGATCATTGCCGGAACTTTTGTGGCCGCCATGGGGGCGATCTATTTCCGGCGCATCCAGCTTGCGCGCCGGACATCTCCTGCTCATGCCAGGGATGTGTTCCATTGCTTTTACGCCACCGCCGTCTTGTTCCTTTTTCTGAACCCCACCCTTCATCCCTGGTATGGCCTCTACCTGGTCGCCTTCCTCCCCTTTGCCGCCGGACCCGCCGGGATTGTCCTGTCCTGGTCGATTTTTCTCTCTTACCGGGTGGTCATCTTATACGCAATGACCGGACAGTGGATTGAAAGCGATTTTATCCCTTTTCTGATTATGGCGGCTCCGGCCGGCGCTCTGGCGGCCGGGCTTATCACCCGGCCGGCCTGCTATAGAGGCTATCGCTGA
- a CDS encoding rhodanese-like domain-containing protein, protein MVFSVLCFLFLILFAGISPAADIALMEASTLRQVPSAWAVLDARPEKEWQAGHLPGARSFSWENYTRTDDKGVQYRTLPPADLAAALGKMGIDENTPVAVYGDADTSWGGEGWACWALVWLGHKGPVRLVNGGIQAWRANGFPVKKGDELPNDVPKTYHFQIQPSVNTSAGDIRNKLPSSQLVDTRSTREWIMGHIPSATHIPWEKFYAGKDRRPVSAAEVRDLLIKYGVDPGRPVVYYCTGGIRSGYAWLVHHLAGLPEATNFEGGTEEWYK, encoded by the coding sequence ATGGTTTTTTCCGTTTTATGCTTTCTGTTTCTTATTTTATTTGCCGGCATATCGCCGGCCGCGGACATTGCCCTGATGGAAGCGTCCACCCTGCGTCAAGTCCCTTCGGCCTGGGCGGTTCTGGACGCCCGGCCTGAAAAAGAGTGGCAAGCCGGCCATCTTCCCGGGGCCCGGTCTTTTTCCTGGGAGAACTATACCAGAACCGATGACAAAGGGGTACAGTATCGGACCCTGCCGCCGGCGGACCTGGCCGCGGCCCTGGGAAAGATGGGGATAGACGAGAATACGCCGGTGGCGGTTTACGGCGATGCCGACACCAGTTGGGGCGGGGAGGGATGGGCCTGCTGGGCTCTTGTCTGGCTCGGGCACAAGGGGCCGGTGCGACTGGTCAATGGCGGCATCCAGGCCTGGCGCGCCAACGGCTTTCCCGTTAAGAAAGGTGACGAGTTGCCCAACGACGTTCCCAAGACCTATCATTTTCAGATTCAGCCTTCGGTCAATACCAGTGCCGGTGATATCCGTAATAAATTACCGTCGTCGCAACTGGTAGATACCCGCTCAACGCGGGAGTGGATCATGGGCCATATCCCGTCCGCGACGCATATTCCCTGGGAAAAGTTTTATGCCGGCAAAGACCGTCGACCCGTCAGCGCCGCCGAGGTCAGAGACCTGCTCATAAAGTACGGCGTTGATCCCGGCCGGCCGGTGGTTTATTATTGCACCGGCGGCATTCGGTCGGGATATGCCTGGCTGGTTCATCACCTGGCCGGTTTACCCGAAGCAACAAACTTTGAAGGCGGCACGGAGGAGTGGTACAAATGA
- a CDS encoding glycosyltransferase, whose amino-acid sequence MLIPLSMMDILIHIGVALHIVCMAGLVLFGCHRLWLLACWPKTTGEYPCVSALLNHPPRVTVQLPLYNESRVAARLIDAVARIAWPAARIDIQVLDDSTDETKDIVNERAAFWRDRGHAVRVIRRPSRRGYKAGALANGLRSARGQFIAVFDADFIPPPDFLEKTIPCFADPGVGLVQTRWGFLNAGYSWLTRIQALLLSPHFYIEHNVRHRRGLFFNFNGTAGVWRKEAIESSGGWQADTVTEDLDLSYRAQMAGWRFVYLDSVVVPSELPVTLSGFRGQQQRWSKGSIQTARKILPVLFFSRLPVSVKIEAAVHLLANFCWLFGFIATLTLFPLIVFRVGIGPWQILTVDVPVFLLSGGAFLAYYCCFAFFSRQKSLLLMLPILPAFSIGLAPALSLSVVEGLFARGGYFNRTPKLGLVEKSRRKQTVVRESSPVIPIPLLVNLILLVYTIAPLAWAMERQTWGALPFLLLFPLGFLLAIGKDLHEMIQ is encoded by the coding sequence ATGTTAATTCCATTGTCCATGATGGATATCCTTATTCATATCGGCGTGGCGCTGCACATTGTCTGCATGGCCGGCCTGGTATTGTTCGGATGTCACCGGCTCTGGCTTCTGGCGTGCTGGCCGAAGACCACCGGAGAATATCCCTGCGTCTCGGCCCTGCTTAACCATCCGCCCCGGGTGACCGTTCAACTGCCGCTGTACAACGAAAGCCGGGTGGCCGCCCGGCTGATCGATGCCGTAGCGAGAATCGCCTGGCCGGCCGCGCGGATCGACATTCAGGTGCTGGATGATTCCACCGATGAGACAAAAGATATCGTGAACGAACGGGCCGCCTTCTGGAGGGACCGGGGGCATGCCGTCCGGGTCATCCGCCGGCCGTCGCGCCGGGGTTATAAAGCCGGCGCCCTGGCCAACGGCCTGCGGTCGGCCCGGGGACAATTTATCGCCGTGTTCGACGCGGATTTCATCCCGCCACCGGATTTTCTGGAGAAAACCATCCCCTGTTTTGCCGATCCGGGAGTGGGCCTGGTGCAGACGCGATGGGGCTTTCTCAACGCCGGCTATTCCTGGCTGACCCGGATCCAGGCCCTGCTGCTTTCCCCCCACTTTTACATCGAGCATAACGTCCGCCATCGCCGCGGTCTTTTCTTCAATTTTAACGGCACTGCCGGCGTCTGGCGGAAAGAAGCCATTGAATCCTCGGGCGGCTGGCAGGCCGACACGGTCACCGAGGACCTGGATTTGAGCTACCGCGCGCAAATGGCCGGATGGCGGTTCGTATATCTGGATTCGGTGGTGGTGCCGTCGGAGCTGCCGGTCACCCTGTCCGGGTTCCGGGGCCAGCAGCAGCGCTGGAGCAAGGGGTCCATTCAGACCGCCCGGAAGATTCTGCCGGTCCTGTTTTTCTCCCGGCTGCCTGTTTCCGTCAAAATTGAAGCGGCTGTGCACCTGCTGGCCAATTTCTGCTGGCTGTTTGGATTTATCGCCACCCTGACGCTTTTCCCTTTGATCGTCTTTCGGGTGGGTATCGGGCCCTGGCAGATCCTGACCGTGGATGTGCCGGTGTTTCTGCTGTCCGGAGGGGCTTTTCTGGCTTACTATTGCTGCTTTGCCTTTTTTTCCCGGCAGAAAAGCCTGCTGCTGATGCTGCCGATTCTTCCGGCCTTCAGCATCGGGCTGGCGCCGGCACTGTCATTGTCCGTTGTCGAAGGCCTTTTCGCAAGGGGTGGATATTTCAACCGGACGCCCAAACTGGGACTGGTGGAAAAATCACGCCGGAAACAAACCGTTGTCCGGGAATCATCGCCCGTGATACCGATCCCGCTCCTTGTCAACCTGATCCTGCTGGTCTACACTATTGCCCCCCTGGCTTGGGCCATGGAACGTCAGACCTGGGGCGCCCTGCCGTTTCTGCTGCTTTTTCCCCTGGGGTTTCTGCTGGCCATCGGAAAAGACCTGCACGAGATGATCCAATAA
- a CDS encoding rhodanese-like domain-containing protein, with protein sequence MEKKNIPYLFLALAFAILITSGCDSSSSSHSKNPTVTPSEPLTGDVSLFPNAGLLASAEELLAKRAVSKDPIIIDTRATQAYAAGHIPGAINLQWGDFSVWDGSATDGTLLPRAELEAALGAAGLTRDTDIVVYDDTTASWGSAGRFFWMLEYMGNTHVRILNGGWDKWAADGLPTETTINNLPAAQFNASVNAGVLADKEDIAARRGDGDFLLVDTRTDEEFNGWQLYGEARGGHITGAVHLPYEWLYNSDKSILSYANLKSLFDERGITADKEVVGYCTAGIRSGFLYFLGRLMGFTRVANYDASIWDWAAADEAAYPMDRLENYQALVYPAWVKALIDYHASGSSTSPPPGYGYDRNHRYLIFETQWGSFEDMAKGWADDSYLKGHIPGAFHSNSDTYENGYPRWFLLPEAELKAAVGGMGITADTTVVVYSNSPIFAARLWWILKYAGVQDVRFLNGGIAAWEAAGYATETAINEPTAVTYTGTLQAEMIASTAQVEEVYNNEGTILADVRTYPEYTGDTSGYSYVVQKGRIPGAVYAFNADTPDLEYLDADGSLKNFADVRRMWEEIGIESSDSNTFEKDVIFYCGSGYRSSLSFLYAYLMGYENIRNYSDGWEGWSTDYIEDASYTAPEDLPGATDGWIQDPSGRPVAFGVYPEYDFDGYPNVNRLVNAKWIKTVLMDNDNFGKPYTIVFTSWYPRWETNEISTTGAGLPFATEGHIPGAVFLDTYSVETGPTSEYGDGYADPSHSYVKSLPVLQDFFAGMGITKDKTVVVYADDDISMMTAGRIAWALLYAGVADVRILNGSYKAWTEAGYPVETGPTSWTPVVSFGESSGRPEFLATTEDVRNVINGTDTDSVVVDDREWTEFTGQSNSYYWWFEEYGRIPTAKWIGDWVDVVSEDHQSFISFKDAENNWTRDGFTPDKKMYFYCGGGARSAMYTFYAYMMGWPAANYEGGWYLWSTDDSNPRETGIPE encoded by the coding sequence ATGGAGAAGAAGAATATACCGTATCTTTTTTTGGCGCTGGCTTTCGCTATCCTGATCACCAGCGGGTGCGATAGCTCCAGCAGCAGCCACTCAAAAAACCCGACGGTCACCCCGTCCGAACCCCTGACCGGGGATGTATCCCTGTTTCCCAACGCCGGTCTGCTGGCTTCGGCCGAAGAATTGCTGGCCAAACGCGCCGTCAGCAAGGACCCGATCATCATCGATACCCGCGCGACCCAGGCCTATGCCGCCGGCCATATCCCCGGCGCCATCAACCTCCAGTGGGGCGATTTTTCCGTCTGGGACGGGTCGGCCACGGACGGAACCCTGCTGCCCCGGGCCGAGCTGGAAGCCGCCCTGGGCGCGGCCGGGCTGACGCGCGACACCGATATTGTTGTATATGACGACACCACCGCTTCCTGGGGATCGGCCGGACGTTTTTTCTGGATGCTGGAATACATGGGCAACACCCATGTCCGTATCCTCAATGGCGGCTGGGACAAGTGGGCCGCCGACGGGCTTCCGACGGAAACCACAATCAACAACCTGCCGGCGGCGCAATTCAATGCCAGTGTCAACGCCGGCGTTCTGGCTGACAAGGAAGATATCGCGGCCAGGCGCGGCGATGGTGATTTTTTGCTGGTAGACACGCGGACCGACGAGGAGTTCAACGGCTGGCAGCTTTACGGTGAGGCCCGGGGCGGGCACATTACCGGCGCGGTTCATCTGCCTTATGAATGGCTCTACAATTCCGACAAGAGTATTTTGAGTTACGCGAATTTAAAATCACTGTTCGACGAGCGGGGCATCACCGCCGACAAGGAGGTGGTCGGCTACTGCACCGCCGGCATTCGCAGCGGCTTTCTGTATTTCCTGGGCCGTCTGATGGGATTTACCCGGGTCGCCAATTACGATGCTTCCATCTGGGACTGGGCCGCCGCCGATGAGGCCGCCTATCCCATGGACAGGCTTGAAAACTACCAGGCCCTGGTTTATCCGGCATGGGTGAAAGCGCTGATTGATTATCATGCGTCGGGCAGTTCCACCTCCCCGCCCCCCGGGTACGGATATGATCGCAACCATCGCTATCTCATTTTTGAAACCCAGTGGGGCAGTTTTGAAGACATGGCCAAGGGGTGGGCGGACGATTCCTATTTGAAAGGCCATATTCCCGGTGCGTTTCATTCCAATTCCGACACGTATGAAAACGGCTATCCGAGGTGGTTTTTGCTTCCGGAAGCCGAATTGAAAGCAGCCGTCGGGGGCATGGGGATTACGGCCGATACGACGGTCGTCGTTTACAGCAACAGCCCCATATTCGCCGCACGATTGTGGTGGATTTTAAAATATGCCGGTGTGCAGGACGTGCGCTTCTTAAACGGCGGCATAGCGGCCTGGGAAGCGGCCGGATACGCCACGGAAACCGCAATCAACGAGCCGACTGCCGTGACCTACACCGGCACGCTTCAAGCGGAGATGATTGCGAGCACGGCGCAGGTTGAGGAGGTCTATAATAATGAGGGCACGATTCTGGCGGATGTGCGCACTTACCCGGAATACACCGGGGACACCAGCGGCTATAGTTATGTGGTTCAAAAAGGCCGAATTCCGGGCGCCGTGTATGCATTTAATGCGGACACCCCGGACCTTGAGTATCTCGATGCGGACGGCTCGCTGAAAAACTTCGCGGACGTGAGACGGATGTGGGAAGAGATCGGCATCGAATCTTCAGACAGCAACACCTTCGAAAAAGATGTCATTTTTTATTGCGGCAGCGGTTACCGGTCCAGTTTAAGTTTTTTGTATGCCTACCTGATGGGCTATGAAAATATCCGGAATTACTCGGACGGCTGGGAAGGCTGGAGTACCGACTATATTGAAGATGCCTCCTACACGGCGCCGGAAGACCTTCCCGGTGCTACGGACGGCTGGATCCAGGATCCATCCGGTCGACCCGTCGCCTTTGGTGTCTATCCCGAATATGACTTCGATGGATATCCAAATGTCAATCGGCTTGTTAATGCAAAATGGATTAAAACCGTGTTGATGGATAACGACAATTTTGGAAAACCCTACACCATAGTGTTTACATCCTGGTATCCCCGTTGGGAAACAAATGAGATATCCACGACCGGTGCAGGGCTTCCCTTTGCCACGGAAGGACACATCCCCGGCGCCGTATTCCTGGACACCTATTCGGTGGAAACCGGACCGACTTCAGAGTATGGTGACGGGTATGCGGATCCGAGCCATTCGTATGTCAAATCACTCCCCGTTCTGCAGGATTTTTTTGCAGGCATGGGAATTACCAAGGATAAAACGGTTGTCGTTTATGCGGATGACGATATTTCAATGATGACGGCCGGGCGTATTGCATGGGCGTTACTATACGCCGGGGTAGCGGATGTCCGCATTCTTAACGGAAGTTACAAAGCCTGGACGGAAGCCGGATACCCGGTTGAAACAGGCCCCACCTCATGGACCCCGGTGGTAAGTTTCGGCGAGTCTTCGGGGCGCCCGGAATTTCTCGCCACCACCGAAGATGTCCGAAACGTGATCAATGGAACGGACACCGATTCAGTCGTCGTCGACGACCGGGAGTGGACGGAATTCACCGGCCAATCCAATTCCTATTACTGGTGGTTTGAAGAATATGGCCGTATTCCGACCGCCAAATGGATAGGCGACTGGGTTGATGTCGTAAGTGAGGATCACCAGTCCTTTATTTCTTTTAAAGATGCGGAAAACAACTGGACACGGGATGGATTTACACCGGATAAAAAAATGTATTTCTACTGCGGCGGGGGCGCCAGGTCGGCCATGTATACCTTTTACGCCTATATGATGGGATGGCCGGCCGCAAACTATGAAGGCGGGTGGTACCTCTGGTCGACTGATGATTCAAACCCAAGGGAAACCGGAATTCCAGAATAA
- a CDS encoding glycosyltransferase: MKDAFARRLNNCVRDLFIWAQTATGFAFRLLAPPKDRWTTPCRSVSVVIPALNEEKTIVDCIRSVAGNRYVIEVVVVDGGSSDQTCLLARQNGARVLVHERPVENGGGRGGQIKRGIEAAGGDAVAILHADCVLPGENVDRIVALLNHHPDVIGGSVGGQFDSPKLRFRILALANDLRAAFLKISFGDQVQFFRRRPVVARDLFPGIPLMEDVEFSIRLHRLGQRVHLLGSARVSTRRWRKIGFRNAPWVIITVAKYLIRRLVAEPDTAALYKHYYKPGEGRLPGRV; encoded by the coding sequence ATGAAAGATGCATTTGCCCGCAGGCTGAACAACTGCGTCCGCGATCTTTTCATCTGGGCGCAGACGGCAACCGGATTTGCTTTCCGGCTTCTGGCCCCGCCAAAAGACCGGTGGACAACCCCCTGTCGTTCCGTGTCCGTCGTCATCCCCGCGCTTAACGAAGAGAAAACCATCGTCGACTGTATCCGGTCGGTGGCCGGCAACCGCTATGTTATTGAAGTCGTTGTGGTGGACGGTGGATCCAGCGATCAGACCTGTCTGCTGGCGCGTCAGAACGGCGCCCGGGTGCTGGTTCATGAGCGGCCGGTGGAAAACGGCGGCGGACGGGGCGGGCAGATCAAGCGCGGCATCGAGGCGGCCGGCGGGGACGCGGTGGCAATCCTTCATGCGGATTGCGTATTGCCGGGCGAAAACGTGGACCGGATTGTCGCCCTGCTCAATCATCATCCGGACGTTATCGGCGGATCGGTGGGGGGACAGTTTGATTCCCCAAAGCTTCGGTTCCGGATACTTGCACTGGCCAATGATTTGAGGGCCGCGTTTTTAAAAATCAGCTTCGGCGATCAGGTCCAGTTTTTCCGCCGCCGACCGGTTGTTGCCCGGGATTTGTTTCCGGGCATTCCCCTGATGGAGGATGTGGAGTTTTCCATCCGGCTTCACCGGCTGGGGCAACGGGTGCATCTGCTCGGCAGCGCCCGGGTGTCCACCCGGCGATGGAGGAAAATTGGATTCCGGAACGCGCCCTGGGTTATCATAACGGTGGCAAAATACCTGATCCGCCGACTTGTCGCCGAACCGGACACGGCCGCCTTGTATAAGCATTATTATAAGCCCGGGGAAGGCCGTCTCCCGGGCCGGGTCTGA